One genomic window of Oligoflexia bacterium includes the following:
- a CDS encoding SPOR domain-containing protein produces the protein MLNQTGGSRTDTLIKLVLVFFLSLLSFSVGTFVGKQFSDSQHKIADLESTGEEERNTASIPADVAKVEPSSAISEEEISKLSDEFVKKEKLEAAPAPDTATAKNEAGSEGLTGTAVGEEAPVAEVKKNETAEVKKTNTVHDEIADISKRLATGEKIEAPKAKPSRIPSSLTKDLANSVVGKFTIQLSAHATEEEAKAKSQELVDKGLSAFYIPAAVNGKTWYRVSVGQFDDAKSAKHARADVAKKAGAESAIVQKIGN, from the coding sequence ATGTTAAATCAAACTGGCGGATCAAGAACAGATACACTAATCAAACTAGTTCTAGTGTTTTTCCTATCACTACTTTCTTTCTCAGTGGGAACTTTCGTAGGAAAACAATTTAGTGATAGCCAACATAAAATTGCCGATCTCGAAAGTACCGGTGAAGAAGAGCGCAACACGGCTTCTATTCCCGCTGACGTAGCAAAAGTCGAGCCTAGTAGTGCAATTTCTGAAGAAGAAATTTCCAAACTATCAGATGAGTTTGTGAAAAAAGAAAAATTAGAAGCTGCCCCTGCTCCAGATACCGCTACTGCAAAAAATGAAGCTGGATCAGAAGGTCTCACGGGCACTGCAGTGGGCGAAGAAGCGCCAGTTGCTGAAGTTAAAAAGAATGAAACTGCTGAAGTTAAAAAGACAAACACCGTACATGATGAGATCGCAGATATTTCAAAGCGACTTGCCACTGGCGAAAAAATTGAAGCTCCAAAAGCAAAGCCCAGTCGTATTCCTTCAAGCCTAACTAAAGATCTAGCTAATTCAGTTGTTGGAAAGTTTACGATTCAACTCTCTGCACATGCTACAGAAGAAGAAGCAAAAGCTAAATCACAAGAGCTTGTTGATAAGGGCCTGAGCGCATTTTATATTCCAGCTGCGGTTAATGGCAAAACATGGTACCGCGTAAGCGTGGGTCAATTTGACGATGCTAAATCAGCAAAACACGCTCGAGCAGATGTAGCGAAAAAAGCGGGCGCTGAGTCAGCAATCGTTCAAAAAATCGGAAATTAA
- a CDS encoding cupin — translation MNTKRVEKPWGYELIYAVTERYVGKVLHINKGEALSLQYHNFKDETIHIQKGKIKFLTAANPDAPLTETILSPGQSFHITPKLVHRMVALEDTDILEVSTPELDDVVRLEDRYGRNK, via the coding sequence ATGAACACCAAACGAGTTGAAAAGCCTTGGGGCTATGAATTGATTTACGCAGTCACAGAGCGCTATGTGGGCAAGGTATTACACATTAATAAAGGCGAAGCCCTGAGTCTTCAGTACCACAACTTCAAGGATGAAACGATTCACATCCAAAAAGGTAAAATCAAATTTTTGACAGCAGCGAATCCCGACGCTCCACTTACAGAAACCATCTTATCACCTGGCCAAAGTTTCCATATTACACCAAAGCTCGTTCACCGCATGGTTGCACTTGAAGACACCGACATCTTAGAGGTGAGCACTCCTGAACTTGACGACGTTGTGCGCCTTGAAGATAGGTACGGCAGAAACAAGTGA